In the genome of Coturnix japonica isolate 7356 chromosome Z, Coturnix japonica 2.1, whole genome shotgun sequence, one region contains:
- the MTAP gene encoding S-methyl-5'-thioadenosine phosphorylase, which yields MAATAAVKIGIIGGTGLDDPDILEERTEKYVDTPYGKPSDALILGKIKNVDCVLLARHGRHHTIMPSNVNYRANIWALKEENCSHVLVTTACGSLREEIQPGDLVIIDQFIDRTSKRHCTLYDGQSCSLSGVCHIPMSEPFCTKTREVLIEIAKKLGLQCHSKGTMITIEGPRFSSRAESLMFRSWGADVINMTTVPEVILAKEAGMSYASIAMATDYDCWKEHEEAVSVDKVLKTLKENANKATSILLTAIPQIGSMEWTDTLHTLKTTVQCSVILPKQ from the exons ATGGCTGCCACCGCGGCCGTGAAG ATTGGAATTATTGGTGGAACGGGCCTGGATGATCCAGatattttagaagaaagaacagaaaaatatgttgaTACTCCCTATGGCAAG CCATCAGATGCTCTGATACTGGGAAAGATAAAAAACGTGGACTGTGTGCTGTTGGCAAG GCATGGAAGGCATCATACAATTATGCCATCAAATGTAAATTACCGTGCCAATATCTGGGCATTAAAAGAAGAGAACTGTTCACATGTTCTAGTGACTACTGCCTGTGGTTCATTACGAGAAGAAATACAACCTGGGGATCTTGTCATAATTGACCAATTCATTGATAG gacATCTAAAAGGCATTGTACTTTGTATGATGGTCAATCTTGCAGTCTCTCAGGAGTATGTCATATTCCGATGTCAGAGCCATTCTGCACCAAAACCAGAGAG GTTCTTATTGAGATTGCAAAGAAACTTGGGCTGCAGTGTCATTCCAAGGGGACAATGATCACTATTGAAGGCCCACGTTTCAGTTCTCGAGCAGAAAGCTTGATGTTTCGCAGCTGGGGAGCTGATGTTATCAACATGACCACAGTGCCTGAAGTGATTCTTGCAAAAGAAGCTGGAATGAGTTATGCAAGTATTGCTATGGCAACAGATTATGACTGCTGGAAGGAGCACGAAGAAGCA GTTTCAGTGGATAAAGTTTTaaagacactgaaagaaaatgcaaacaaggCTACCAGCATACTCCTGACTGCTATACCTCAGATAGGCTCCATGGAATGGACAGACACCCTGCACACCCTGAAA ACAACAGTGCAGTGTTCAGTTATTCTGCCAAAGCAGTAG
- the LOC107306705 gene encoding PHD finger protein 7-like yields MPNMFRGNEEVPSSGNEEVPNSGEPVCMLCRRTQVNPDICGQISVNGGLCAHQFCVFFADGLLKWRSRVGGIFEFPPGVIQQTIQLADQKHCFVCGERGATISCAETGCERSFHLPCAEDGECVTQYFGQYRSFCSEHRPQQAQEAAPSPNTPCIICVEPVGDSTSYHTMMCPVCKEAWFHRGCIWKYAMHAATMCFYCPVCRSKGPFRSNMTALGIQIPVRPPSWWDDEWFQPLRERYGRCDAQRCTYFRGRDTAPVSGLWELYLCTSCGAQGMHRYCSFWGPMITSWECSSCAGQETASSKCPEFSSTSRREVPVPSRIVTGLENASSGPARQAASSPSCSSQLPVLRIQPRVPATEETTTCSHPSEERDASQQHQGRAGRRWAPAAGAESCSVSPTRRRTAWASRRSAVPAPTTRPGERVTGRTRSRSPLQGRASGSQSQPQRRHGGSHTTARGAQSSTCTLATPARSWSLRVRLQSARRKQSRQRRRAPTRSRSLVGRRASASRSRSRSPVGRRASDVRSRSRSPVGRRASASRSRSRSPVGRRDSSSHSQP; encoded by the exons ATGCCAAACATGTTCAGAGGGAATGAGGAGGTTCCCAGCTCTGGGAATGAGGAGGTCCCCAACTCTGGGGAGCCAG tgtgCATGCTGTGCCGCCGCACACAGGTCAACCCCGACATCTGTGGACAGATATCTGTCAACGGTGGGCTCTGTGCCCACCAGTTCTGCGTG TTCTTTGCCGACGGCCTCTTGAAATGGAGAAGCCGAGTGGGGGGGATTTTTGAGTTCCCCCCTGGTGTCATCCAGCAAACAATCCAGCTGGCAGACCAGAAG cactgctttgtcTGTGGTGAGAGGGGAGCTACCATCAGCTGCGCAGAGACAGGCTGTGAGCGCAGCTTCCATCTACCCTGCGCCGAGGACGGGGAGTGCGTCACGCAATACTTTGGGCAGTACAG GTCCTTCTGCTCGGAGCATCGCCCTCAGCAGGCACAGGAGGCAGCTCCATCTCCCAACACACCCTGCATCATCTGCGTGGAGCCTGTGGGGGACAGCACGTCCTACCACACCATGATGTGCCCTGTGTGCAAAGAGGCCTGGTTCCACCGGGGCTGCATCTGG aaatACGCCATGCACGCTGCCACCATGTGTTTCTACTGCCCCGTCTGTAGATCAAAAGGGCCATTCCGCTCCAATATGACCGCGTTGGGGATCCAAATCCCAGTCAG ACCACCATCTTGGTGGGACGACGAATGGTTCCAGCCGCTGAGAGAAAGGTACGGGCGCTGTGATGCCCAACGGTGCACCTACTTCAGAGGCAGGGATACGGCACCAGTAAGCGG gctCTGGGAGCTGTACCTCTGCACCTCTTGTGGAGCACAAGGCATGCACCGGTACTGCTCCTTCTGGGGCCCAATGATCACCAGCTGGGAGTGCTCCAGCTGCGCTGGTCAAGAAACAG CCTCCAGCAAGTGCCCTGAGTTTTCCAGCACTTCCAGACGGGAGGTACCAGTGCCTTCCCGCATAGTTACAGGACTTGAAAATGCCAGCTCTGGTCCTGCTAGACAGGCAGCATCCagcccatcctgcagctcccagctgcctgTGCTCAGAATCCAGCCCAGAGTGCCGGCAACTGAGGAGACCACCACCTGCTCACATCCATCTGAGGAGCGGGACGCCTCTCAGCAGCACCAAGGACGTGCTGGGAGGAGATGGGCAccagctgcaggtgctgagagctgctccGTGAGCCCCACCAGGAGGAGGACAGCGTGGGCCAGCAGAAGATCTGCAGTACCTGCACCCACAACGCGTCCTGGGGAGCGGGTGACTGGAAGAACAAGGAGCCGCTCCCCATTGCAAGGCCGGGCCTCAGGCTCCCAGAGTCAGCCCCAACGACGTCATGGTGGGAGCCATACAACAGCCCGtggtgcacagagcagcacctgcaccTTGGCCACACCAGCACGATCGTGGTCCTTGAGGGTTCGTCTGCAGTCTGCACGCCGGAAACAATCCAGGCAGCGAAGGCGGGCCCCCACTCGAAGCCGATCCCTAGTGGGGCGTCGTGCTTCGGCTTCCCGCAGCCGGAGCCGATCCCCAGTGGGGCGTCGTGCTTCAGATGTCCGCAGCCGGAGCCGATCCCCTGTGGGGCGTCGTGCTTCAGCTTCCCGCAGCCGGAGCCGATCCCCAGTGGGGCGTCGTGATTCATCTTCCCACAGCCAGCCCTGA